A single genomic interval of Homo sapiens chromosome 7, GRCh38.p14 Primary Assembly harbors:
- the PIK3CG gene encoding phosphatidylinositol 4,5-bisphosphate 3-kinase catalytic subunit gamma isoform isoform X2: MELENYKQPVVLREDNCRRRRRMKPRSAAASLSSMELIPIEFVLPTSQRKCKSPETALLHVAGHGNVEQMKAQVWLRALETSVAADFYHRLGPHHFLLLYQKKGQWYEIYDKYQVVQTLDCLRYWKATHRSPGQIHLVQRHPPSEESQAFQRQLTALIGYDVTDVSNVHDDELEFTRRGLVTPRMAEVASRDPKLYAMHPWVTSKPLPEYLWKKIANNCIFIVIHRSTTSQTIKVSPDDTPGAILQSFFTKMAKKKSLMDIPESQSEQDFVLRVCGRDEYLVGETPIKNFQWVRHCLKNGEEIHVVLDTPPDPALDEVRKEEWPLVDDCTGVTGYHEQLTIHGKDHESVFTVSLWDCDRKFRVKIRGIDIPVLPRNTDLTVFVEANIQHGQQVLCQRRTSPKPFTEEVLWNVWLEFSIKIKDLPKGALLNLQIYCGKAPALSSKASAESPSSESKGKVQLLYYVNLLLIDHRFLLRRGEYVLHMWQISGKGEDQGSFNADKLTSATNPDKENSMSISILLDNYCHPIALPKHQPTPDPEGDRVRAEMPNQLRKQLEAIIATDPLNPLTAEDKELLWHFRYESLKHPKAYPKLFSSVKWGQQEIVAKTYQLLARREVWDQSALDVGLTMQLLDCNFSDENVRAIAVQKLESLEDDDVLHYLLQLVQAVKFEPYHDSALARFLLKRGLRNKRIGHFLFWFLRSEIAQSRHYQQRFAVILEAYLRGCGTAMLHDFTQQVQVIEMLQKVTLDIKSLSAEKYDVSSQVISQLKQKLENLQNSQLPESFRVPYDPGLKAGALAIEKCKVMASKKKPLWLEFKCADPTALSNETIGIIFKHGDDLRQDMLILQILRIMESIWETESLDLCLLPYGCISTGDKIGMIEIVKDATTIAKIQQSTVGNTGAFKDEVLNHWLKEKSPTEEKFQAAVERFVYSCAGYCVATFVLGIGDRHNDNIMITETGNLFHIDFGHILGNYKSFLGINKERVPFVLTPDFLFVMGTSGKKTSPHFQKFQEKNLNTTALTYIYAEFPKFTA; the protein is encoded by the exons ATGGAGCTGGAGAACTATAAACAGCCCGTGGTGCTGAGAGAGGACAACTGCCGAAGGCGCCGGAGGATGAAGCCGCGCAGTGCTGCGGCCAGCCTGTCCTCCATGGAGCTCATCCCCATCGAGTTCGTGCTGCCCACCAGCCAGCGCAAATGCAAGAGCCCCGAAACGGCGCTGCTGCACGTGGCCGGCCACGGCAACGTGGAGCAGATGAAGGCCCAGGTGTGGCTGCGAGCGCTGGAGACCAGCGTGGCGGCGGACTTCTACCACCGGCTGGGACCGCATCACTTCCTCCTGCTCTATCAGAAGAAGGGGCAGTGGTACGAGATCTACGACAAGTACCAGGTGGTGCAGACTCTGGACTGCCTGCGCTACTGGAAGGCCACGCACCGGAGCCCGGGCCAGATCCACCTGGTGCAGCGGCACCCGCCCTCCGAGGAGTCCCAAGCCTTCCAGCGGCAGCTCACGGCGCTGATTGGCTATGACGTCACTGACGTCAGCAACGTGCACGACGATGAGCTGGAGTTCACGCGCCGTGGCTTGGTGACCCCGCGCATGGCGGAGGTGGCCAGCCGCGACCCCAAGCTCTACGCCATGCACCCGTGGGTGACGTCCAAGCCCCTCCCGGAGTACCTGTGGAAGAAGATTGCCAACAACTGCATCTTCATCGTCATTCACCGCAGCACCACCAGCCAGACCATTAAGGTCTCACCCGACGACACCCCCGGCGCCATCCTGCAGAGCTTCTTCACCAAGATggccaagaagaaatctctgatgGATATTCCCGAAAGCCAAAGCGAACAGGATTTTGTGCTGCGCGTCTGTGGCCGGGATGAGTACCTGGTGGGCGAAACGCCCATCAAAAACTTCCAGTGGGTGAGGCACTGCCTCAAGAACGGAGAAGAGATTCACGTGGTACTGGACACGCCTCCAGACCCGGCCCTAGACGAGGTGAGGAAGGAAGAGTGGCCACTGGTGGATGACTGCACGGGAGTCACCGGCTACCATGAGCAGCTTACCATCCACGGCAAGGACCACGAGAGTGTGTTCACCGTGTCCCTGTGGGACTGCGACCGCAAGTTCAGGGTCAAGATCAGAGGCATTGATATCCCCGTCCTGCCTCGGAACACCGACCTCACAGTTTTTGTAGAGGCAAAcatccagcatgggcaacaagtcCTTTGCCAAAGGAGAACCAGCCCCAAACCCTTCACAGAGGAGGTGCTGTGGAATGTGTGGCTTGAGTTCAGTATCAAAATCAAAGACTTGCCCAAAGGGGCTCTACTGAACCTCCAGATCTACTGCGGTAAAGCTCCAGCACTGTCCAGCAAGGCCTCTGCAGAGTCCCCCAGTTCTGAGTCCAAGGGCAAAGTTCAGCTTCTCTATTATGTGAACCTGCTGCTGATAGACCACCGTTTCCTCCTGCGCCGTGGAGAATACGTCCTCCACATGTGGCAGATATCTGGGAAGGGAGAAGACCAAGGAAGCTTCAATGCTGACAAACTCACGTCTGCAACTAACCCAGACAAGGAGAACTCAATGTCCATCTCCATTCTTCTGGACAATTACTGCCACCCGATAGCCCTGCCTAAGCATCAGCCCACCCCTGACCCGGAAGGGGACCGGGTTCGAGCAGAAATGCCCAACCAGCTTCGCAAGCAATTGGAGGCGATCATAGCCACTGATCCACTTAACCCTCTCACAGCAGAGGACAAAGAATTGCTCTGGCATTTTAGATACGAAAGCCTTAAGCACCCAAAAGCATATCCTAAGCTATTTAGTTCAGTGAAATGGGGACAGCAAGAAATTGTGGCCAAAACATACCAATTGTTGGCCAGAAGGGAAGTCTGGGATCAAAGTGCTTTGGATGTTGGGTTAACAATGCAGCTCCTGGACTGCAACTTCTCAGATGAAAATGTAAGAGCCATTGCAGTTCAGAAACTGGAGAGCTTGGAGGACGATGATGTTCTGCATTACCTTCTACAATTGGTCCAG GCTGTGAAATTTGAACCATACCATGATAGCGCCCTTGCCAGATTTCTGCTGAAGCGTGGTTTAAGA AACAAAAGAATTGGTCactttttgttttggttcttGAGAAGTGAGATAGCCCAGTCCAGACACTATCAGCAGAGGTTCGCTGTGATTCTGGAAGCCTATCTGAGGGGCTGTGGCACAGCCATGCTGCACGACTTTACCCAACAAGTCCAAGTAATCGAGATGTTACAAAAAGTCACCCTTGATATTAAATCGCTCTCTGCTGAAAAGTATGACGTCAGTTCCCAAG TTATTTCACAACTTAAACAAAAGCTTGAAAACCTGCAGAATTCTCAACTCCCCGAAAGCTTTAGAGTTCCATATGATCCTGGACTGAAAGCAGGAGCGCTGGCA ATTGAAAAATGTAAAGTAATGGCCTCCAAGAAAAAACCACTATGGCTTGAGTTTAAATGTGCCGATCCTACAGCCCTATCAAATGAAACAATTGGAATTATCTTTAAACATGGTGATGATCTGCGCCAAGACATGCTTATTTTACAG ATTCTACGAATCATGGAGTCTATTTGGGAGACTGAATCTTTGGATCTATGCCTCCTGCCATATGGTTGCATTTCAACTGGTGACAAAATAG GAATGATCGAGATTGTGAAAGACGCCACGACAATTGCCAAAATTCAGCAAAGCACAGTGGGCAACACGGGAGCATTTAAAGATGAAGTCCTGAATCACTGGCTCAAAGAAAAATCCCCTACTGAAGAAAAG TTTCAGGCAGCAGTGGAGAGATTTGTTTATTCCTGTGCAGGCTACTGTGTGGCAACCTTTGTTCTTGGAATAGGCGACAGACACAATGACAATATTATGATCACCGAGACAG